A single window of Pseudomonas benzenivorans DNA harbors:
- the pstA gene encoding phosphate ABC transporter permease PstA — MTGGGVAIAVIMTLGLLAVIATRGLAHFWPADVIESTYQVPGESPRLLAGELVQSEEVPRARLKAAGLPVETEGGEFMTRQLLKVGNREVFGADFNWVVAEWLRESHTPAQLLVMERREWGNFYGYLVNVKQSGQLVAEGDAAWNELQQRLARIDELHEQVTRLEKKDIGRINHGLESLRLKSRRLELEGRLDAAAQADLDAERAQWDAEYKVLEAQLIELNQQFNRDSITVKTADGREQEISLGKVVRAYQPNAMGVLDKLGFYFAKVWEFVSDDPREANTEGGIFPAIFGTVMMTLIMAVIVTPVGVLAAIYLREYAKQGTLTRIIRIAVNNLAGVPSIVYGVFGLGFFVYVLGGSIDSLFFPESAPAPTFGTPGLMWASLTLAILAVPVVIVATEEGLARVPRALREGSLALGATKAETLWKVVLPMASPAMMTGLILAVARAAGEVAPLMLVGVVKLAPALPVDGNYPYLHLDQKIMHLGFHIYDVGFQSPNVEAARPLVYATALLLVLVIALLNLSAVYIRNQLREKYKALDH; from the coding sequence ATGACCGGCGGTGGCGTTGCCATCGCGGTGATCATGACCCTCGGCCTGCTGGCGGTGATTGCCACCCGTGGTCTGGCGCACTTCTGGCCGGCCGATGTGATCGAGTCCACCTATCAGGTGCCGGGCGAAAGTCCGCGCTTGCTGGCCGGCGAGCTGGTGCAGTCCGAGGAGGTGCCTCGCGCCCGCCTGAAGGCGGCCGGGCTGCCTGTGGAAACCGAGGGCGGCGAGTTCATGACGCGCCAGCTGCTCAAGGTGGGCAACCGCGAAGTGTTCGGCGCCGATTTCAACTGGGTGGTCGCCGAGTGGCTGCGCGAATCCCATACGCCGGCCCAGCTGCTGGTGATGGAGCGCCGCGAGTGGGGCAACTTCTATGGCTATCTGGTCAACGTCAAGCAGAGCGGCCAGCTGGTCGCCGAGGGCGACGCCGCCTGGAACGAGCTGCAGCAGCGCCTCGCCCGCATCGACGAGCTGCATGAGCAGGTCACCCGGCTGGAGAAGAAGGACATCGGGCGGATCAACCACGGCCTGGAGTCGCTGCGCCTCAAAAGCCGCAGGCTGGAGCTCGAAGGTCGGCTGGATGCGGCCGCCCAGGCCGACCTGGACGCCGAGCGCGCACAGTGGGACGCCGAGTACAAGGTGTTGGAAGCGCAGCTGATCGAACTCAATCAGCAGTTCAATCGCGACAGTATCACGGTCAAGACCGCCGATGGCCGCGAGCAGGAGATCAGCCTGGGCAAGGTGGTTAGGGCCTACCAGCCGAATGCCATGGGTGTCCTCGACAAGCTCGGTTTCTATTTCGCCAAGGTCTGGGAGTTCGTCAGCGATGACCCGCGCGAGGCGAACACCGAGGGTGGCATCTTCCCGGCCATCTTCGGCACGGTGATGATGACCCTGATCATGGCGGTGATCGTCACCCCGGTTGGCGTGCTGGCGGCCATCTATCTGCGCGAGTATGCCAAGCAGGGCACGCTTACGCGGATCATCCGCATCGCGGTGAACAACCTGGCCGGCGTGCCGTCGATCGTCTATGGCGTGTTCGGTTTGGGCTTCTTCGTCTATGTGCTGGGCGGCTCGATCGACAGTCTTTTCTTCCCCGAGTCGGCGCCGGCGCCGACCTTCGGCACGCCGGGCCTGATGTGGGCCTCGCTGACCCTGGCGATCCTCGCCGTGCCTGTGGTCATCGTCGCCACCGAGGAAGGCTTGGCGCGCGTGCCACGTGCCCTGCGCGAGGGCTCCCTGGCGCTCGGCGCGACCAAGGCCGAGACGCTGTGGAAGGTGGTGCTGCCGATGGCCAGTCCGGCGATGATGACCGGTCTGATTCTCGCCGTGGCCCGCGCTGCCGGCGAGGTGGCGCCGCTGATGCTGGTGGGTGTGGTCAAGCTGGCCCCGGCGCTGCCGGTGGACGGCAACTACCCCTACCTCCATCTGGACCAGAAGATCATGCACCTGGGCTTCCACATCTACGACGTCGGCTTCCAGAGCCCCAACGTCGAGGCCGCGCGGCCGCTGGTGTATGCCACCGCGCTGCTGCTGGTGCTGGTGATCGCCCTGCTCAACTTGAGTGCGGTGTATATCCGCAACCAGCTGCGCGAGAAGTACAAGGCGCTGGATCACTAA
- the phoU gene encoding phosphate signaling complex protein PhoU gives MINKDSLTHHISQQFNAELEEVRSHFLAMGGLVEKQVNDAVTALIEADSGLAEQVREVDEQINLMERNIDEECVRILARRQPAASDLRLIISISKSVIDLERIGDESTKIAKRAILLCEEGESPRGYVEIRHIGDQVRKMVQQALDAFARFDADLALSVAQFDKTVDREYKTALRELVTYMMEDPRSISRVLNVIWALRSLERIGDHARNIAELVIYLVRGTDVKHIGLARMKEEVQGGGKKA, from the coding sequence ATGATCAACAAAGACAGCCTCACCCACCACATCTCCCAGCAGTTCAACGCCGAGCTCGAGGAGGTGCGCAGTCACTTCCTGGCCATGGGCGGCCTGGTCGAGAAACAGGTCAACGACGCAGTTACCGCGCTGATCGAAGCCGACTCCGGTCTGGCCGAGCAGGTGCGTGAGGTCGACGAGCAGATCAACCTGATGGAGCGCAACATCGACGAGGAATGCGTGCGCATCCTCGCCCGCCGGCAGCCGGCGGCCTCGGACCTGCGCCTGATCATCAGCATCTCCAAGTCGGTGATTGACTTGGAGCGCATCGGCGACGAGTCGACCAAGATCGCCAAGCGCGCCATCCTCCTGTGCGAGGAAGGCGAGTCGCCGCGCGGCTACGTGGAGATCCGCCATATCGGCGACCAGGTGCGCAAGATGGTGCAGCAGGCGCTGGACGCCTTCGCCCGTTTCGATGCCGACCTGGCCCTGTCGGTGGCGCAGTTCGACAAGACCGTCGACCGTGAGTACAAGACCGCCCTGCGCGAGCTGGTCACCTACATGATGGAAGACCCGCGTTCGATCTCCCGGGTACTCAACGTGATCTGGGCGCTGCGCTCGCTGGAGCGCATCGGCGACCACGCGCGCAACATCGCCGAACTGGTGATCTATCTGGTGCGCGGCACCGACGTGAAGCACATCGGCCTGGCCCGCATGAAGGAAGAAGTGCAGGGCGGCGGCAAGAAGGCCTGA
- the pstB gene encoding phosphate ABC transporter ATP-binding protein PstB, with protein sequence MQHQPQTHGIDMSALGRDKQSLDMSKETVAIEVPGLNLFYGDKQALFDVKLNIPRERVTAFIGPSGCGKSTLLRTFNRMNDLVDGCRVEGEINLDGHNIYRKGEDVAELRRRVGMVFQKPNPFPKSIYENVVYGLRIQGVNQKRVLDETVEWALKSAALWDEVKDRLHDSALGLSGGQQQRLVIARTVAVQPEVLLLDEPCSALDPISTLKVEELIYELKSKYTIVIVTHNMQQAARVSDYTAFMYMGKLIEYGDTDTLFTNPEKKQTEDYITGRYG encoded by the coding sequence ATGCAGCATCAACCACAGACCCACGGCATCGACATGTCTGCGCTGGGCCGCGACAAGCAGAGCCTCGACATGAGCAAGGAAACCGTGGCCATCGAAGTACCTGGCCTCAACCTGTTCTATGGCGACAAGCAGGCCTTGTTCGACGTCAAACTGAACATCCCGCGCGAGCGCGTGACCGCCTTCATCGGCCCGTCCGGCTGCGGCAAGTCGACCCTGCTGCGCACCTTCAATCGCATGAACGACCTGGTCGATGGCTGTCGCGTGGAAGGCGAGATCAACCTCGACGGGCACAACATCTACCGCAAGGGCGAAGACGTGGCCGAACTGCGCCGTCGCGTCGGCATGGTGTTCCAGAAGCCCAACCCGTTCCCCAAGAGCATCTACGAGAACGTGGTCTACGGCCTGCGCATCCAGGGCGTGAACCAGAAGCGCGTGCTCGACGAGACCGTGGAGTGGGCGCTGAAGAGCGCGGCGCTGTGGGACGAGGTCAAGGACCGTCTGCACGATTCGGCCCTGGGCCTGTCCGGCGGTCAGCAGCAGCGTCTGGTGATCGCCCGTACCGTGGCGGTGCAGCCGGAAGTGCTGCTGCTCGACGAGCCGTGCTCGGCGCTCGACCCGATCTCCACCCTGAAGGTGGAAGAGCTGATCTACGAACTGAAATCCAAGTACACCATCGTCATCGTTACCCACAACATGCAGCAGGCGGCGCGGGTGTCGGACTACACGGCGTTCATGTACATGGGCAAGCTGATCGAGTACGGCGACACCGACACCCTGTTCACCAACCCGGAGAAGAAGCAGACCGAGGACTACATCACCGGCCGCTATGGCTAA
- a CDS encoding ABC transporter permease subunit produces MTDLAPDTMIAPEKTSQRLDFNTPAMQRKRRIRALKDRLAHWYVSIGGLVVLGAITLIFFYLAHVVLPMFSGAELETRPAQQPAWLAEQGEALLLAVEEQNKVAMRLSRTGQVQFFEAKDGAALSRIDLPLPDGASIVSFGEDQPGSRRVVLGLSNGQVLVFKQNYRVTYPDDVKTITPTLEYPFGEAPITLDPQGRALEHVTMSQSDGTLMLSASTGAELHVLSMSREENDFTGEVTQEERRIELPQIAEPIGALLIDPRQQWLYVFNGRATADVFDLRSERLNGRYKLLEGDARVTAMSPLLGGISLLVGDSKGGIAQWFMVRDEEGESTLTRIRDFKLGDSAITQFLPEERRKGFLALDASGQLGIFHSTAHRTLLVEQVAEGAAVATLSPRASRVLVESNGQIQPFVVDNPHPEVSWSSLWGKVWYESYDEPKYVWQSTSANSDFEPKLSLSPLTFGTLKAAFYAMLLAAPLAICAAIYTAYFMAPALRGKVKPVIELMEALPTVILGFFAGLFLAPYVEGHLPGIFSLLLLTPLGILLAAYGWSRLPERIRLLVPDGWEAALLIPVILLVGTFSLSMSGYLENWFFDGDMRLWLTNDLGIPFDQRNALVVGLAMGFAVIPNIYSIAEDAVFSVPKSLTFGSLALGATPWQTLTRVVILTASPGIFSALMIGMGRAVGETMIVLMATGNTPIMEMNIFEGLRTLAANVAVEMPESEVGSTHYRVLFLAALVLLSFTFVMNTLAEVIRTRLRKKYASL; encoded by the coding sequence ATGACCGACTTGGCCCCCGACACCATGATCGCACCTGAGAAAACCAGTCAACGGCTGGACTTCAACACCCCCGCGATGCAGCGCAAGCGCCGCATCCGTGCCCTCAAGGACCGCCTGGCGCACTGGTACGTGTCGATCGGCGGCCTCGTCGTGCTGGGGGCGATCACCCTGATCTTCTTCTACCTGGCCCACGTGGTGCTGCCGATGTTCTCGGGCGCCGAGCTGGAAACGCGCCCGGCGCAACAGCCTGCCTGGCTGGCCGAGCAGGGCGAAGCCCTGCTGCTGGCGGTGGAAGAGCAGAACAAGGTGGCCATGCGCCTGAGTCGCACCGGTCAGGTGCAATTCTTCGAGGCCAAGGATGGCGCGGCGCTGAGTCGCATCGACTTGCCGCTGCCTGACGGCGCCAGCATCGTCTCGTTCGGCGAGGATCAGCCGGGCAGCCGCCGGGTTGTCCTGGGCCTGTCCAACGGTCAGGTGCTGGTGTTCAAGCAGAACTATCGGGTGACCTACCCCGATGACGTCAAGACCATCACCCCGACCCTGGAGTACCCCTTCGGCGAGGCACCGATCACCCTCGATCCCCAGGGGCGCGCCCTGGAGCACGTGACGATGAGCCAGAGCGACGGCACCCTGATGCTCAGCGCCTCCACCGGCGCGGAGCTGCACGTGTTGTCAATGAGTCGGGAAGAGAATGACTTCACCGGCGAGGTGACCCAGGAAGAGCGGCGCATCGAGCTGCCGCAGATCGCCGAACCGATCGGCGCCCTGCTGATCGACCCGCGCCAGCAGTGGCTCTACGTGTTCAACGGTCGGGCCACGGCCGATGTCTTCGATCTGCGCAGCGAGCGCCTGAATGGTCGCTACAAGCTGCTCGAGGGCGATGCCCGGGTCACCGCCATGAGTCCGCTGCTCGGCGGCATTTCCCTGCTGGTTGGCGACAGCAAGGGTGGGATCGCCCAGTGGTTCATGGTGCGTGACGAAGAGGGTGAATCCACCCTGACCCGTATTCGCGATTTCAAGCTGGGTGACAGCGCCATTACCCAGTTCCTGCCGGAGGAGCGTCGCAAGGGCTTCCTGGCCCTGGATGCCTCTGGCCAGCTGGGCATCTTCCACAGTACCGCGCACCGCACCCTGCTGGTCGAGCAGGTCGCCGAGGGCGCCGCCGTCGCGACCCTGTCGCCGCGCGCCAGTCGCGTGCTGGTGGAGTCCAACGGGCAGATCCAGCCTTTTGTGGTCGACAACCCGCACCCTGAAGTGTCCTGGAGTTCGTTGTGGGGCAAGGTCTGGTACGAGAGCTACGACGAGCCCAAGTACGTCTGGCAGTCGACCTCGGCCAACAGCGACTTCGAGCCCAAGCTGAGCCTCTCGCCCCTGACCTTCGGTACCTTGAAGGCGGCCTTCTACGCCATGCTGCTGGCCGCGCCGCTGGCCATCTGCGCGGCGATCTACACCGCCTACTTCATGGCCCCGGCCCTGCGCGGCAAGGTCAAGCCGGTGATCGAGCTGATGGAAGCGCTGCCGACGGTGATCCTCGGCTTCTTCGCCGGCCTGTTCCTCGCCCCCTATGTGGAAGGGCATCTGCCCGGCATCTTCAGCCTGCTGTTGCTCACCCCGCTCGGTATCCTGCTGGCCGCCTACGGCTGGAGCCGCCTGCCGGAGCGCATCCGTCTGCTGGTGCCGGATGGCTGGGAAGCGGCCCTGCTGATTCCGGTAATCCTGCTGGTGGGGACCTTCTCCCTGAGCATGAGCGGGTACCTGGAGAACTGGTTCTTCGATGGCGACATGCGCCTGTGGCTGACCAATGACCTGGGCATTCCCTTCGATCAGCGCAACGCCCTGGTGGTGGGCCTGGCCATGGGCTTCGCGGTGATCCCGAACATCTACTCGATCGCCGAGGACGCCGTGTTCAGTGTGCCCAAGAGCCTGACCTTCGGCTCCCTGGCCCTGGGCGCGACGCCCTGGCAGACCCTGACCCGAGTGGTGATCCTCACCGCCAGCCCGGGCATCTTCTCGGCGCTGATGATCGGCATGGGCCGCGCCGTCGGCGAGACCATGATCGTGCTGATGGCCACCGGCAACACGCCGATCATGGAGATGAACATCTTCGAGGGTCTGCGCACCCTGGCCGCCAACGTGGCGGTGGAGATGCCGGAGTCGGAAGTTGGCAGTACCCACTACCGCGTGCTGTTCCTCGCCGCGCTGGTGCTGCTGTCCTTCACCTTCGTGATGAACACGCTGGCGGAAGTGATTCGTACCCGCCTGCGCAAGAAATACGCCTCGCTCTAA